The Paenibacillus sp. BIC5C1 DNA segment CCCCACCCAATCCAATAATCAGATAATCATAAGATAACGTGCCATCCTCCAGAATAATCTTCCGATCCTGCAGGCGGATCTCTTTTACCGAAGATTTGACTAGATCTATCTTGAACTCGTCAATCAGCTTCGAAATCGGGACCCTTGCATGTTCAATGGTATCTGTGCCGGCTGCCGGCATATGTAGATGTGTAGTGATATAATGATAATCATGCCTGTTCACCAATGTGACATCGGCCTCGTTATAGTTCAATTCCTTCTGCAGCCGCTGGGCTGTCAGAATCCCGCCATAGCCCGCGCCGAGGATGACGATTTTGGGAATACTGCTCATGTCTATACCCCTTCCGGTTTCGCTCGCATCAGCCTTCGATTGTTTGTTGTAAAAAGTCTCTTACTTACCCATATTGATGAGGTCTTATCCATTATGACGACAAATGTTAACTTCGCGAATTTATTTGAACTTTTTGCATGCAAGTTATCGATTAAAATTGTGAAATTATACACAAGATTCAACAAAACGCGGGTATTGTCTTCACATTACAAATTGGGGCTAAATTAGACAAAAAAACACATAGTACAGGTCAAGGATATCTGTATTTCTGGCAAAGATCAAGGTTTTTTTTGTTATTTTTCATAACCTTTCATTTCCAATTTCATCCTATTCTCACCTGATCTTCATCTATTGTTCCCAGATTCATCAAACTGCCAACTTTGCAACCCAGTTTACACCGTTTATAATGAAAAAGACAGTTCAGCAACAAACGCTGGTTACCATACGTACCCAGCTTTATTATTTCTGTTAACTACCTATTAAAATAAGAAAGGTGTTGTTGATTCTTGACTGCACAAACTGCCGGTCATGACATGACCGATTTACTTATTATTGGTGGCGGCCCTGCGGGTCTGTTCGCCGCGTTTTACGGAGGGATGCGTCAGGCATCTGTTACTCTGGTTGAAAGTATGCCACAACTTGGTGGACAACTTGCCGCCCTCTATCCCGAAAAATTCATCTATGATGTAGCCGGGTTCCCGAAAGTTACCGCTCAGGAACTGGTGAATAATCTGGTGGAACAAATGAGCCATTTTAACCCGAACATCCGTCTTGAGGAAAAGGTTGTATCGGTAGAGAAATTAGAAGAACGTCACTTCGTCGTAAAAACCGATGTGAATGAATATCACGCCAAAGCCGTAATTATCACTGCAGGTGTGGGTGCATTCGAGCCCCGTCGTCTGGAGCTCGAGGGCGCGGCCAAATTCGAAAAAACCAATCTGCACTACTTCATCAGTGATCTGAACGCCTTTGCCGGCAAAAAAGTACTGATCAGCGGTGGAGGTGACTCCGCTGTAGACTGGGCGCTTATGCTCGAGCCGATCGCTGAGCAAGTAACTCTGATCCATCGCCGCGACAAATTCCGCGCGCATGAGCACAGTGTCGAAAACCTTATGAATTCCAAAGTAAACATCGTTACCCCTACCGAAATTACGGAACTTCACGGTGAAGACAGCATTACCAAGGTTACTTTGGCTCACGTTAAAACGAAGGAAACACAGGAAATTGAAGTCGATGATGTAATCGTCAATTTCGGCTTTGTCTCTTCCCTGGGACCTATCGCAGAATGGGGCATCGAAATTGATAGCAATTCCATCGTGGTTGATTCCCGCATGGAAACTTCGATTCCGGGTATCTATGCTGCCGGAGATATTACAACTTATCCAGGCAAGCTGAAGCTGATTGCTGTCGGATTCGGTGAAGCGCCAACCGCAGTTAACAATGCCAAGGTTTACTTCGACCCAGATGCGAAGTTGTCCCCGGGACACAGCAGTAACATGAAGCGCTAATTCCTAATGGAATGATATAGAACATAAAAGACACAAAAAAGGGTATCTTACTCCTGAATGAATGAACTCAAAATCAGGAGGGATACCCTTGTCTTATATATGCCCGCTGTGTAACGGTCTGGTTGTACCGGAGCAGGCTTGTCCCCACTGCCTTCAGGGACTGTCAGAATGCGGCAAATTGGACGATTACACCGGACCATACAGCCCCTACGTCATTCTCACTTCCTCTGACACGGCAGACGAAGCCGAAAACGTTTGCAATCATATGATGTACTGTCACCATTGTCAAACAAGCACACTGTGGCCTGTCAATCTATGGGACATGTCCGGAAACCTGTAACATTGCCTGCAATGAGGATCTCTAGTGAAGAATGGCAGATACGTCGGTACCCAGTTTGCGCTTATGGATTTCTGCCAACAGCAGTGCGATGAAATCTCGTTCGAGATTCAACTCAATCGCCTTATGGTAGGAATCCAACAACATCTCATCGGATAACATAGCCATTTCCCGCCACAACCTTTCCTTTTTTTTCCTCAAAACTATCATATCAGAGATTTATAAAGAGAACAAGCGTTCTTGTTATCCACAACGTTATGTGGAAATCCTGTGTATAGTTTGTTGATAAATGGTAAAAATGTTGATTGATCAACGTGGATTGTGTGGACAGTATTTATACACAGGATCGAAGCCTATCAAACAGAACGATTATAAGAGCATTTTTTTTAGAATAAATTCATAGTTTCAAGAGTTGATGCGAGTAAATTACCCTTATTTGTTAATTTTCAAACGTTTTCCATCTAGTTTCCTTCTATATTACTATCGGATTTTCTTTGGATTTTTTTAGCTTTTGTCACCATTTTCATTGCGGTCTGGTGTTCACTTCCAAAATCCATATCTTGCCTGAATGATCAAGTCCATAATCGAATCCAAGCTGTCCCACACCCGGGAACTGTCTTTCCATAATATACGTACAGGTGAGTGTCAGTGAACGCATCTCGCGACGTTTATGTTTTCCAGAAATATGAGGTAGGGACAGACCGAGCGCTCTCCTACCGGACAGCATCGTTCCTCCTTTGCTAAGATTGGTCACGACCAGTCCTGGACGAGCGAGCCGTCCCACTATTGAACGGAATACCCAGCCTCTTTCCGTCTTGACGACTTTGACTCTGTAATCGACAGGTCTGCCTTGAATGGTCGCCAAATGAATGCCTTGCTGAATCAGGTATCTTCGTCTCGCTTTTACACGGATTAGGGAACGGTACATCTGATTAAACTGAGTAAAAGAACGAGTTATTTTCATATGAGTGTACCTGTAGACTCCACCGCTTGCTGATACTCTAATGACACCGTAACCTCCACCACCAACAATAGGTTTGATATACACCATTCCATAATGACTAAGCATGTTTAGCAGATTCCCCGAGTTGAACGCCTTCGTCTGTGGAATGTGGACTGCAGCTACCGGATATTTTAACAGCGCCGCTGTCTTCAGCCATTTGCTTGCAAGCTGTCTCGACATGGGTTGATCTCCTTTCGTGAACAATAGTCCTTCCTTATACATACTCAACAGAAGCCGTGCTTTCTTGGATGTCTGTCCAAGGCTGGGGCCCCTTTTCCGTGGATATAGTCCATCAGCTTGGTTCAAGGCCAGAACAGGCGCCTGGTTTGCTTTTCAAACGCATCAATCTATCGTATGCTACTAAGGAATGGTTTGGAGAGGCTTAAATA contains these protein-coding regions:
- a CDS encoding NAD(P)/FAD-dependent oxidoreductase → MTDLLIIGGGPAGLFAAFYGGMRQASVTLVESMPQLGGQLAALYPEKFIYDVAGFPKVTAQELVNNLVEQMSHFNPNIRLEEKVVSVEKLEERHFVVKTDVNEYHAKAVIITAGVGAFEPRRLELEGAAKFEKTNLHYFISDLNAFAGKKVLISGGGDSAVDWALMLEPIAEQVTLIHRRDKFRAHEHSVENLMNSKVNIVTPTEITELHGEDSITKVTLAHVKTKETQEIEVDDVIVNFGFVSSLGPIAEWGIEIDSNSIVVDSRMETSIPGIYAAGDITTYPGKLKLIAVGFGEAPTAVNNAKVYFDPDAKLSPGHSSNMKR
- a CDS encoding sporulation histidine kinase inhibitor Sda; its protein translation is MAMLSDEMLLDSYHKAIELNLERDFIALLLAEIHKRKLGTDVSAILH
- a CDS encoding YheC/YheD family protein → MSRQLASKWLKTAALLKYPVAAVHIPQTKAFNSGNLLNMLSHYGMVYIKPIVGGGGYGVIRVSASGGVYRYTHMKITRSFTQFNQMYRSLIRVKARRRYLIQQGIHLATIQGRPVDYRVKVVKTERGWVFRSIVGRLARPGLVVTNLSKGGTMLSGRRALGLSLPHISGKHKRREMRSLTLTCTYIMERQFPGVGQLGFDYGLDHSGKIWILEVNTRPQ